Below is a window of Rhea pennata isolate bPtePen1 chromosome 2, bPtePen1.pri, whole genome shotgun sequence DNA.
ATTCAATTCCTGGTCTGGAAGTGAACTAAATAGCTGAtcaatttttcctttgtgaacaaattttttcaggccactgcCTTTTCCAAGATAGAAATGAGCCTGAGGTAGCTTGTAATGACACAAGGTTCCATAGCGCTCTTTGAAAGAGTCCTTTAAACGCATAACATAGTTTGCCATTTTCCTGGAGTCTTCACtttgttgttttctattttcaggcCAGAACAACAAGGAGGCTAGGAAGAAAGTCTCTACACACTGTGAAGTCACTTCCTCTTTCAGTAGGATATTTTGAAGCTGATTTCTCAGCTCCTGAAAAGGATCCGTGTTGGTGTATTTAGGTTTAATGCACCTGAGAATAACATTTGCCaaaatcaaattctgtttttctttcagagttgCTTCTGAAGTCTCCTCACACAAAAATTCATATGCATCTACTATGTCTTCTAGTTGTCTGTCagcatttctgtgatttctgtggaGGTATTCCAAAAGTCCAGAAAATGAGTCTGCTTTAGAAGACTCCAGACTGTACTGATATGCTTTCCTGCGCCGAGGCAAGGACCACTTTGAGACCTGTTCATTTTTCAGTTGCTCAAAACTGTAATCGCAGAATACTCTTATGTATCTGGTAAAACATTCTTGAACCTTCtcatatatttttgcttctataatttctttttcattggtctgtgttttgaaaaagaCAAAGTAGTCTTGAAAAAAGTCAAATGCCCTTTTCAAACGTGACtgcagtttatttaaaaaattggaaTAGGGTGTAAGGGCCTCAAACATTTCACACTCTGTGGCAGGGATAACTGTCTTCGAATCACTATTTCCTGATAGATATAATGCCATGTTTTTTCTACACCACAAGTCTTTTCCGAAAAAAGGAACAAGCTGAAGGATATCAATAACATAAAGACAAGTTTCTATTTCTCCCTGATAACCAGCAGTATTATATGTATGAAACTTTCTTTTAAGCTTTAGGTGCTGCAAATTTTGTTCAGTGTCTGCATTTTCAGCTTGCTGCTGAGATTCTCTGAAAGCCTGTGAGGCATTCTGAGCAAGTTCCAGCATATATTTCAGTTCCTCAGTTGTCATGTCTGCACTCTTTGTTTTTTGCTCTACGTAGTATCTTAGCTTACTTTTATAGACTTGACCTAATGTATCTGATATGTATGAATTGTGTGGTGCCCTTTCTTTGGCTTCTTTGGCCCAGTGCAATGCAGactgaaaattcttttctttaatatagaAGTATCTTGCTAAAGCTTGGCAAATTacactatttttcttaaatgtagtGGATGCTTGTTTCAACACACATTCCACTTTAGCACACTTTTCCTCCTTATGAATGGCTTCAATTAACGGGGAAAACAATGTATCTGACTCATCACCGTGCTCCTTACGCTGTCTAGTGATCAGCATGGTTTGTATATCACGAATAAGTTTGTCTTTCTTTGATGAAGTCTCATAAAATAAATCCTCTTTCAATAATCGCAAAGTAATTTCACTTTTGGACAAGTCATAGGTTAGTTTCAATTCTATTAGACAGCGACATGCTATCAAGGGGTGAATGATACGTAGACCTCTGTAGCTTGTGCATTCCTGTATCTGAGTATATCTGAGAATATTGGAACAAATTCCCATCTTTTCTATAAGCTTATCTTTATTGCAGCCAAGCTCTCGAGAACTAATTCCTAAGAATTCTTCACATAGTGATATGGAAATTGTAGATGTATTTACATAAGAGTTTAATAATACTAAATAGTAAATAAGCTGTACTTGTTTAGTGGAAATATCCAGGttattcaaagtattttttacCACTGTTTCAATGTACTGTGGatcaaaatttttcttcataatcaTAAATGAATAGAAATTGTCAGGATTTGAATGATGCTTTTCAATATCTTTTAGTTTCTGCTCAAAAGCCCTTTGCTCTTTTGGAGAAAGTAGATGttttagagaaatactgttcaAGCAATTGATAGTCGCATTTTCATCAGGATTCTGAGATCTCATACAATTTAGAATGATCACTAAAGGATTTGCACAAtgaatgtgtttttctgttatagctttctgaatttctttctgcagaatgTAGACGTTTTCTTGCTCTTCAAAATCATCCACAAGAAGTAACACTGGTATATAGCCTGTAGAATTGTTTGCTCCATAGGTGATTAAAGTTGTCAGCTGTGCTTCAAAatcatgtgttttatttttcagaacaacACATCTGAATTGCTTCCGGAGATCCCAGAGGATGTGCATAGCTAATGTGGTCCCACCACAACCTGGATGGTGGTAAAGGTTAATAATTTTTACAGGTGATTCATTAGTACTGCTAGATGAAGTCATAACTAGCTGTTTGAGCTTTTCATAACCTTCCCTTTTGATAAAATCTGAcgtatatttttcagaagagaaataaaaattccacCATGACACTTTACCACCTCGATAAAAATCTTCTTCACGTTCTTTCAGGAATTTTCTAAATTGCTCTGCATCTTTCTCTATCTCTGTGTCTTTGCATTCATTTACACAAAGGATTTCTAATGCTTCCATGGAGTCTTCTTCCCTCTTTAGAAGAACAGTAGAACAACCAGCAGAGGGTAGAAGTCTTTCAGAAGATCGTGTagctgattttaattttatgatgGTACCATTTACCATTTCTAGGGTTAAATTAGAAACACATTTGGCTGAAAGCTCTTCATCACTAACGCCTCTAGCACGCAAAAGATCTTTCCATCGCTGATATGTATGTGGGCCAGTGCAAATGCAGAGCATCTCTTCTAGTCCCTTTAATTCTTGgtaaaatgtaataaatgtcTCAGTAATGGGATCCATTGACTCTTCCACTGTGGAGAGTAAAAGAAACACTACTAAAAACTTCCCACTCTGTTTTACATCTTTgtgtgaaagaaatgaaatcagttTTCTGACATCAGCAGCTCTATCTCGTTGCCAGGAAAGAGGATCTAACGGCGGGTGCTTATTGCCTTCGAAGCCTGATTTACCATTGCAGAAAATCCAGTTGGTTTCCTGATGCAGATTCAGCTTTTCAGCCTGTTCAGAAACAGAACCATCTTTGTTTTGATAATGTTCTGGAAAGCGAAGTTTGGCATTTCGATTTTTTTGGTAAATTTTGAATAGACCATTTGTTTCTGATTCAAAATCGAAGTCAAGCACAGCAaaccattttatttccttcaaaaagtCTAAGTGCACTATTTGATTTGAATGGCACTTGTTTTTTACTAAAATGTAGTAGTCATAATAAGAGTCCTCTAGCAAGTCCTTGTTACCAGTGAGCAGACTAACTAGTTTTAGTCCTTCATCCTCTATCTTCTTTTGCcttaagagagatttttcttctgcatttttacgAGAATCTGCTACAAATGTTATGTTAGATTTAAACGATTCTAATTCTTTTGAATTGTCAATGATATTTTTGGAACTAGCTCCATCCCGGACGAAGAAAGCCTTTTTCCAGCTCCGACCTTTGTATTCATATGTGTAGGTTGAGAAGTATTTTGTACCACAGAAAAGGTGTTTTGGAATTACATCTATTTCAATGACAAATGTATCTGATAGAGTTCCATTTTGTACTAATATTTCCACAAATCTAGGTTCTCTAATGCAAGCTTTTGCAATCTTGACACAGTTCTCAGGAAAGTACTTTccaatgtatttattaaaatggtCAATATATACTGCTCTGTTGGTAACTTTTATTCCTTCAATTTCCCCATGTGGATTATCACGAACTCCAAAATGGATAGTACCATTTGTGCGAGAATTCATGCAGGCTGCAGCAAATCTAAAGATTTCATTGCTAAATTTCATtagaatgttttcttcttgtgcttTATCTGTGTTGGTGAGTAATTTGAATTCATGTGCTGGATCAATGAGATTGAGCGGTCCTGTTTCAGGTATGTTAAGAATATTGTGGTGTATATATTGAAAACCATCACTGAAATTATCAAAAGGATGTGGCATACAAGTCTTTCTGGTTGGGTGCTGGTTGCTTGACTGTGAGTTCCCTGAAATAGTCTCTTCGCCATCTGACTTTTTTGCTACTTTGTCTTCTAGGGGCTCAGTCTTAGAGTTCTGTGATATACTGGGATTAAATGACATGTGTTTCTTCTTATGCTCACTCTTTGcaatttctttgtcttctccttTGTCATCAAAACCATGTTTAGTGTCTTCTTGTTCTACAGCTTGGTTTGAACTTTCAGGTAGAATGTTATTCTGTCTCAGGACATGAATAATTTGAAGTGCCGGCCCATGAGTTATGCCCATATCTACAAGATTCTTTTTGGTTAGCAGTCTCAAAGTAGAACCACTCACGTCTTGCTTAAACAGAATTTCTGCATACTTCTCGTCAATCTTAACAACTTCAATTGCCCATTGTCTAACTTGCTCTTTTGTCCAGTTGTCAACATTTTGATATAACTttgatttctcattttcttcagtgttaacattttccattctttaaagaaaaaaaaaacccaacattaCTAAAAACTTGTTTTATGTAGCCTATTAAATGaataacacatttttccttgctgttaCCTACCATTAATTTCTTCACTAGTGTAACCTGCTACATGGAATATACTAGTTCAGTTGATCTAGGGAACACAGGCAGAATGTGAACTTAAATCATATATAAGGCATTAGCTACTTCTAAGATACagattttaatattcttaaagactaattttattttaatcttgtttttaaatcagttctGCAACAAAAAGAATTGGTTCTGTGACACTACACAACAATTGTGACTGATGCCTGTTTGTGGTCATATGGTCTGTTGGACACAAAATACTATCACAACAGGCTCTCATTAAGTTTGCAGTTTTGTGGAGAATTAAAATCAAATGCACACAGAAATGCAACTTTCTGGATTCAGCCTGACCCTTAGATGTGGTCAAGTACAGAATATGAATAATACTGTGAACAGACACTGGAGAGGAAATGTACAGTTGTATTTACTTTGTTGTGGCTATTTTACAAATGAGAGGAAAATCTTTTCGGTACTCTGCTTCAGCACCTTTTGCATACATTAAAGTTTCTCAGATTACACAAAATCAAGTAGTGAAGCAACATTTGCAGAGATGTTTTTTCCCACTTAAGTTAGTTTCACAACGATAAAAGTGCTTCATCTTAGTAGCATAATTCTGACTTACAGCAGCATAAACTCATAAGCAGAACTAATACTTGTTAATTGTCCCACATGGTTACTAGATGCAGGGCAATTGCAGGGTGCTGCAAGGATTGCTTTCGTGGTATTTTGCAGTTCATGTAAATGAACTCCGCCTGGTTTTTGGAGTCAAACAGAAACAGTGGAACATGAAAGAGTAGAGGCAAGCCCAAACTATAGAGTCCTATCTACTACCAAGCCACATTATTGAGCACTCTGCATTATCTAATTGCATTGTAGGAGAACTAACAAAGCTCACATCCACCAGTTTACAAAATGCACGCATTCTTGACCAGTTGATGCATAAAGAGAGAGAGGGTTTCATTTAGGAAGCAGAGGGTGATGAGTGCCTCACTGAGCAAGGAATGCAGGTCCTTaccaacaggttggccagcctcCTGGTAcggagggctttaaactaggaaatgTGGGAGACAGGGAGAGTTATAGATACAGTGTAGTCAGCAAAATGCAGCTCAAGTTGGGACGCCTCCAGCAgatgcatgcagctggggaacAGCACAAGAGACGTGAGTATGGAGGATCATCTTGCatccctcctgggaaacctgcatggttgattacctctctgaaatgcctgtataCCAATtcacacagcatggggaacaaacaggaagaattagagatctTTGTGCATCGCAGgaccatgatctcattgcagttacagagacatggtgagATAGGACAGCTCGCATGACTGCAACGCTGTCATAGATGGCTACATGCTTTTTCGGAAAGACAGGCCAGaaaggcaaggtggtggagttgccctttatgtgagagagTGGTGGCTGGGGGCcgcttggctgcagtgaccatgaggtgGTGGAggtcaggatcctgcatggaggaagcagggcaataagctcacaaccctggacttcaggagagcaaactttggcctcttcagggcCCTGCTGggaggaatcccatgggatagggccctagaaggaagggcggtccaggagagctggttaatattcaagtaTCGCTTACTCCAAGCTCAAaagcggtgcatccctatgagtaagagGTCCAGCAAAGGCCTgtatggatgagcaaggagctcctggccaagctcaaacagaagaggaaagtacacagaatgtggaagaagggacaggccacACGGATGAATATAGGAACAgggtcagagtatgcagggatgcaagAAGGAAGGCGAAGGCCTGTTTGcaattaaatctggcaagagacgtcaaggacaacaagaacGGCTTCgtcaaatacatcagtagtaAAAGGAAGAcgagggaaaatgtgggcccgctgctgaatgtggtgggtgccctggtgacgaaggatacagGGAAGCTGCACAGAgttaccgaatgccttctttgcttcagtctttactgctaagggcagccctcaggaatcccagaccctggagacaagagggaaagtctggagaaaggaagacttgcCCTTGCTCAAGGACGACTGGtcagagatcatttaggcaaacctgacatccacgGATCCATGcgccctgatgggatgcacccacgagtgctgagggagGTGGTGTTGCTAGGACAGTCTCCAttgtctttgaaaggtcatggagaactggagaggtacctgaggactggaagaaagccagtgtcactgcagtcttcaaaaagggcaagaaggaggacacaagaaactacaggccagtcagcctcacctccatccccggaagggtgatggaacagctcatcctgaatGTCCTCTCTAAGCAagtggagggaaagaaggtgatcgGGAGCAGTCAGcctggattcaccaaggggaaaccatacttaaccaatctgatagccttctgtgatggaatcACTGGCTGACTGGATGCGGCAAGAGCAGATGTTGCCTgccttgacttgagcaaggcttttgacactgtctcccataacaaccccctaggtaagctcaggaagcgtgggttatGTGAGTGGAGAGCGAGGTGGATttagaactggctgaaaggcagagctctgagggttgtgatcagcagcgCAGAGTCTAggtggaggcctgtagctagcggtgGCCCCCAAGGgtcagtactggggccagtcttgttcaacttactcgtcagtgacctggatgaggggacagagtgcctcctcagcaagtttgctgacaatACCAAACCGGGAGCAGTGGCCTGATGCATCAGAAGGTgctgctgtcattcagagagagctgcaggtacaggctggagagttgagtggagaggaacttcatgaagttcaaaaaGGGGAAGggcaaggtcctgcacctagggaagaataaccccaggcacccttacaggctggggactgacctgtTGCAAAGCAGccctgtggagaaggacctgggagtcctggtggcCAACAGGTTaagcatgagccagcaacgggccctcgtggccaagaaggccaacagtatcctgggctgcattagggAGAGTggtgccagcaggtcgagggaggtgatcctgcccctctactcagcactagtgaggccacatctggagtacggtgtccagttctgggctccccagtacaagagaaacagGTACAGAAACAGGAAGAGAGCGTCCAGCTgtgaagatgattaagggactgggACATCTCCCCTGtgaagaaaggctgtgagagctgtgCCTCTTTAccttgcagaagagaagattgagtggggatcttatcaatgtagATAAGTATCTTAAGAAAGTGTttcaagaggatggagccagactgTTTTCATTGGTGCCCAGCGATAGGCCGaaaggcaacaggcagaaactgaaacacaagaagttccagTTGAATATGcggaaaaacttctttactgtgagggtgacagtgcagtggaacaggctgcccagagaggttgtggagtctccttctctggagatactgaAAACCTGCCTAGACATGGTCCTATGCA
It encodes the following:
- the SAMD9 gene encoding sterile alpha motif domain-containing protein 9 isoform X1 encodes the protein MKRMENVNTEENEKSKLYQNVDNWTKEQVRQWAIEVVKIDEKYAEILFKQDVSGSTLRLLTKKNLVDMGITHGPALQIIHVLRQNNILPESSNQAVEQEDTKHGFDDKGEDKEIAKSEHKKKHMSFNPSISQNSKTEPLEDKVAKKSDGEETISGNSQSSNQHPTRKTCMPHPFDNFSDGFQYIHHNILNIPETGPLNLIDPAHEFKLLTNTDKAQEENILMKFSNEIFRFAAACMNSRTNGTIHFGVRDNPHGEIEGIKVTNRAVYIDHFNKYIGKYFPENCVKIAKACIREPRFVEILVQNGTLSDTFVIEIDVIPKHLFCGTKYFSTYTYEYKGRSWKKAFFVRDGASSKNIIDNSKELESFKSNITFVADSRKNAEEKSLLRQKKIEDEGLKLVSLLTGNKDLLEDSYYDYYILVKNKCHSNQIVHLDFLKEIKWFAVLDFDFESETNGLFKIYQKNRNAKLRFPEHYQNKDGSVSEQAEKLNLHQETNWIFCNGKSGFEGNKHPPLDPLSWQRDRAADVRKLISFLSHKDVKQSGKFLVVFLLLSTVEESMDPITETFITFYQELKGLEEMLCICTGPHTYQRWKDLLRARGVSDEELSAKCVSNLTLEMVNGTIIKLKSATRSSERLLPSAGCSTVLLKREEDSMEALEILCVNECKDTEIEKDAEQFRKFLKEREEDFYRGGKVSWWNFYFSSEKYTSDFIKREGYEKLKQLVMTSSSSTNESPVKIINLYHHPGCGGTTLAMHILWDLRKQFRCVVLKNKTHDFEAQLTTLITYGANNSTGYIPVLLLVDDFEEQENVYILQKEIQKAITEKHIHCANPLVIILNCMRSQNPDENATINCLNSISLKHLLSPKEQRAFEQKLKDIEKHHSNPDNFYSFMIMKKNFDPQYIETVVKNTLNNLDISTKQVQLIYYLVLLNSYVNTSTISISLCEEFLGISSRELGCNKDKLIEKMGICSNILRYTQIQECTSYRGLRIIHPLIACRCLIELKLTYDLSKSEITLRLLKEDLFYETSSKKDKLIRDIQTMLITRQRKEHGDESDTLFSPLIEAIHKEEKCAKVECVLKQASTTFKKNSVICQALARYFYIKEKNFQSALHWAKEAKERAPHNSYISDTLGQVYKSKLRYYVEQKTKSADMTTEELKYMLELAQNASQAFRESQQQAENADTEQNLQHLKLKRKFHTYNTAGYQGEIETCLYVIDILQLVPFFGKDLWCRKNMALYLSGNSDSKTVIPATECEMFEALTPYSNFLNKLQSRLKRAFDFFQDYFVFFKTQTNEKEIIEAKIYEKVQECFTRYIRVFCDYSFEQLKNEQVSKWSLPRRRKAYQYSLESSKADSFSGLLEYLHRNHRNADRQLEDIVDAYEFLCEETSEATLKEKQNLILANVILRCIKPKYTNTDPFQELRNQLQNILLKEEVTSQCVETFFLASLLFWPENRKQQSEDSRKMANYVMRLKDSFKERYGTLCHYKLPQAHFYLGKGSGLKKFVHKGKIDQLFSSLPDQELNSLWQSENIWKEKAVQNLLLSLNGRAEDNVIYVDYGSNETFRVPVQPVPSFLWKSGPNVERVSFYLGFSIAGLLAYNTESLSLKQ
- the SAMD9 gene encoding sterile alpha motif domain-containing protein 9 isoform X2, which encodes MENVNTEENEKSKLYQNVDNWTKEQVRQWAIEVVKIDEKYAEILFKQDVSGSTLRLLTKKNLVDMGITHGPALQIIHVLRQNNILPESSNQAVEQEDTKHGFDDKGEDKEIAKSEHKKKHMSFNPSISQNSKTEPLEDKVAKKSDGEETISGNSQSSNQHPTRKTCMPHPFDNFSDGFQYIHHNILNIPETGPLNLIDPAHEFKLLTNTDKAQEENILMKFSNEIFRFAAACMNSRTNGTIHFGVRDNPHGEIEGIKVTNRAVYIDHFNKYIGKYFPENCVKIAKACIREPRFVEILVQNGTLSDTFVIEIDVIPKHLFCGTKYFSTYTYEYKGRSWKKAFFVRDGASSKNIIDNSKELESFKSNITFVADSRKNAEEKSLLRQKKIEDEGLKLVSLLTGNKDLLEDSYYDYYILVKNKCHSNQIVHLDFLKEIKWFAVLDFDFESETNGLFKIYQKNRNAKLRFPEHYQNKDGSVSEQAEKLNLHQETNWIFCNGKSGFEGNKHPPLDPLSWQRDRAADVRKLISFLSHKDVKQSGKFLVVFLLLSTVEESMDPITETFITFYQELKGLEEMLCICTGPHTYQRWKDLLRARGVSDEELSAKCVSNLTLEMVNGTIIKLKSATRSSERLLPSAGCSTVLLKREEDSMEALEILCVNECKDTEIEKDAEQFRKFLKEREEDFYRGGKVSWWNFYFSSEKYTSDFIKREGYEKLKQLVMTSSSSTNESPVKIINLYHHPGCGGTTLAMHILWDLRKQFRCVVLKNKTHDFEAQLTTLITYGANNSTGYIPVLLLVDDFEEQENVYILQKEIQKAITEKHIHCANPLVIILNCMRSQNPDENATINCLNSISLKHLLSPKEQRAFEQKLKDIEKHHSNPDNFYSFMIMKKNFDPQYIETVVKNTLNNLDISTKQVQLIYYLVLLNSYVNTSTISISLCEEFLGISSRELGCNKDKLIEKMGICSNILRYTQIQECTSYRGLRIIHPLIACRCLIELKLTYDLSKSEITLRLLKEDLFYETSSKKDKLIRDIQTMLITRQRKEHGDESDTLFSPLIEAIHKEEKCAKVECVLKQASTTFKKNSVICQALARYFYIKEKNFQSALHWAKEAKERAPHNSYISDTLGQVYKSKLRYYVEQKTKSADMTTEELKYMLELAQNASQAFRESQQQAENADTEQNLQHLKLKRKFHTYNTAGYQGEIETCLYVIDILQLVPFFGKDLWCRKNMALYLSGNSDSKTVIPATECEMFEALTPYSNFLNKLQSRLKRAFDFFQDYFVFFKTQTNEKEIIEAKIYEKVQECFTRYIRVFCDYSFEQLKNEQVSKWSLPRRRKAYQYSLESSKADSFSGLLEYLHRNHRNADRQLEDIVDAYEFLCEETSEATLKEKQNLILANVILRCIKPKYTNTDPFQELRNQLQNILLKEEVTSQCVETFFLASLLFWPENRKQQSEDSRKMANYVMRLKDSFKERYGTLCHYKLPQAHFYLGKGSGLKKFVHKGKIDQLFSSLPDQELNSLWQSENIWKEKAVQNLLLSLNGRAEDNVIYVDYGSNETFRVPVQPVPSFLWKSGPNVERVSFYLGFSIAGLLAYNTESLSLKQ